In Actinomycetota bacterium, the DNA window CGACGAGCGCTCCTACCAACGCGGCGTCAGGGTCTCAGACGCCCAACTGGCGACAGTCAGCCTCACCCGAGATGAGTTCCATCCCGAATGGAACTATGTGATCCATCCCCGCAACCGCTCAGTTGTTGTTTGACGCTTCCTAAGACGAGTTTCGGGGCCGCAGTCGTTCGGAATGCGAACAGTCCAGTGTGAGGAGTAGCTTGTGTCGCGAAAGACCAAGATCATCATCGCAGTCGTCGCCCTGCTCACCGTCGGGGGCACCGCGGCCGTCATCGCTCTGGGAGCGCAGGGGGCGGTGGCCGCAGTCGAGACGACCACCGTTGTTCGCGAGGATCTTGTCGTCACGATCACTGCGGCGGGGCTGGTTGAGTCCGGTGTCCGGATGGAGATCTATCCTCCGACAGCGGGCGTTCTCGAAGAGGTCTATGTGAAAGATGGCGAAACCGTTTCGGCGGGGGCGATCGTCGCCCGGATGGAAGAGGGCCCCCTCGAGGCGACGGTCAAGCAGGCAAGCGCCGGTCTTGCGCAGGCGGAAGCTCAGCTTGCGGGAGTCGACGACAGGGCACCGTCCTCCGACGACCTTGCGGCGGCCAGGGCCGGCACCGACGCCGCGTGGGCCGGCTACCTGTCCGCTCAGAAAGCGGCTGGCGCTGTCGCAGATGCGGGACCGTCGGCCGCCGCCCGGGCTGCTGCGCAGGCGGCGGCTAGCGCCGCATGGACCGGCTACTCCTCGGCGAAGCCCGCATATGACCTGCTCAAGGCATCCGTAGACGCTAGTGCTAGCCCGTCGCCGAGTGCTCTTGCCGAGCTCGACCAGGCGAAGGGCGCCAGGGATCAGGCGTACGCGGGCTACCTCCAGGCGAAGGCCGCGCTGTCCAGTCTCGAGGACTACGACGGAACGTCGGCCGAGGCGCAGGCTGACTCCGCTGCCAGGCAGGCCTACGCGGCCTACCTCAGCGCGCGCGCCCAGCAGTCGAAGCTCGAAGGCTCGAGCGTGACGGCGGAGCGGGCTGCTGCCCAAGCGGCTGTCGACCAGGCCCGGCTGGGCCTGGTGCTTGCCGAGGACAATCTGGACCGGGCGACGCTCGTGGCCCCCATTGATGGAGTGGTGTTCTTCAATCCCTCCGGTGCGCCGGGGCCAGATGGATCGGTTCCCGTGCCCGCCGCCGGCAGCCCCGTGGCGCCACAGGCGGCCCCTTTCACTGTTGTCGACCTCGACGGGCTGCGCCTCACCGCCGATGTGGACGAAGTTGACATAGACAGGATCGAACTGGGCATGAAGGCGAGGGTCATGCTCGACGCCTTCCCGGAGAAGTCATTTGAGACAACGGTCTCTGAGATCAAGTCAGCAGCGAAGCAGACCGCGACCGGGGGAACGGTGTTTCCCGTGCATCTGAGCCTCAGCTCCCCGGATGCCGACGTTCTTATCGGCATGAAGGGTGATGCGAACGTCGAGGTGAACATCGTAGCGGGGGCCACTACGATTCCGGTCGAGGCCCTGTTCGACGAGGGCGGCACGACATTCGTCTACATCGTGGAAGACAACCTGCTCGTCCGGACGAAGGTCGAAGTGGGGACTCTGACCGAGACCACCGCGCAAGTCCTGTCTGGAGTTGACGTAGGTGACGAGGTTGCGCTCTCAGGTGCAACGGAGCTCGTCGACGGGATGCGCATCAGGATCGCCAACTAGCCGATGGACGCATCAGGGACAAACAACAAGACCCCAACGCCGGACTGTCCTGAGTCGCGGGCTGTTCTCGAGGCACGCGATGTGACGAAGTGCTACGTGCTAGACGAGATCGAGGTGCATGCACTCGGGGGCGTGGATCTGTCTGTATGCGAGGGCGAGATGCTCTCCATCATGGGGCCATCCGGATCAGGAAAGTCGACGCTGATGCACATCGTGGGGCTCCTTGACCGCCCAACGACCGGGACGGTCAGTGTCGAAGGCGAGGAAGTGTCCCGGATGGCGCCCAACGATCTGGCCGCCGTTCGAAACAAACGCATCGGCTTCGTCTTCCAGGCATTCAACCTTCTCCCTCGCACGTCCGCTCAGGCCAACGTGGAGCTCCCGCTCATCTACGCCGGCATCTCCGGTGCGAGACGATCGGCCATGGCGCGCGAGGCACTTGAGCGTGTTGGTCTCGGCGATCGCCTCGGGCATTTCTCGAGCCAGCTGTCCGGAGGGCAGCAACAGCGCGCCGCGATAGCCCGCGCCCTTGTGACGCAACCGAGCATCGTGCTTGCAGACGAGCCGACCGGCAACCTGGATTCCCGCTCGGGCGTGGAGGTAATGGGCATACTGCAGGACCTCAACGACCAGGGCATCACCGTGGTGATCGTGACGCACGACCGAAACATCGCCCGTCATGGCAAGCGCATCGTTCACATGATGGACGGGGTCATTGTGAAGACGGAAACGGTTTCGAACCGTGTCCTCGCGAGCGACGAGGCGCGGCGCATGGCCGAGGACGGCGACAGCGGATGAATCTGGTGGAGAGCTTCCGCATCGCGCTTCGTGCACTGAACGCCAACAAGGTGCGAAGCGCGCTCACCATGCTCGGAGTGATCATCGGCGTTGCCGCGGTCATCTTGCTCGTGGCGATTGGCACGGGAGTCCAGAAGGAGGTCACCGGCACGATCGAGGGACTGGGGTCGAACCTGGTCTTCGCGTTTCCGGGCAACTACGAACAAGGAGGGCAGGGAAGCGGCGGACCGGGGGGGAGTGTGACCAAGCAGTTCAATCTGGGGGATGCCGACCTGATCCAGAGACGCTTGGGCCCGCAAGAGATCGTCGTCCCGGTAGTCCAGGGACCGGGGACGCTCAAGGTTGGCAACCGGGAGTTGCGTACGACGATCGCGGCGGGGAACGAGCACGGGGGCGAGGTCTTCACATCGGACTACGTCTCCGGGCGCGACTACCGGCGCAGCGAGGTCCTGGCCGCGTCCCGCGTAGCGGTCATCGGTGAGACCGTGCGCAAGGAGCTCTTCCCAAACAAGGATCCCATCGGTCAGGCGATGGACGTCAACGGCCAGAGGTTCACGGTCATCGGCCTGCTGGCCGAGCAGGGCGGAACGATCACGGGCGATCAGGACAACCAGATCTACATGCCTGTGACGACGGCGCAGCGGCTCCTTGGCACGCGGGACATCACGATGATCATCATCAAGGCGGCCGACGCCGAGGAGATCGACATCATCCAGGCTCGCATCAAGCGTGTTCTCAGGCCCAAGTTCGGCGAGGAATTCAGCGTGTTCACGCAGGAGCAGACACTCGGGATCCTCTCGAGCCTGCTCGGTACGCTCACGGTGATGCTGGCCGGAATCGCCGGCATCTCGCTGCTGGTGGGCGGCATCGGCATCATGAACATCATGCTGGTGTCCGTATCGGAGAGGACCCGCGAGATCGGCATTCGCAAGGCCGTCGGTGCGAAGACCTACGACATCATGAGCCAGTTCGTGATCGAGGCAGTCATGCTGTCGATTGTCGGCGGTGGGATCGGCATCCTGCTTGGCGCAGGAGGAGCGGCGGGGCTCAAGCAGTTCGTGCCCACTGAGGTCACGCCTTGGGCGGTCATGCTGGCGTTCTCGTTCTCCGCGGCGGTCGGGATCTTCTTCGGCGTGTATCCCGCGTATCGCGCATCAAGGCTCGACCCGATCGAGGCACTCCGCTACGAGTAGCAGCGCGAAGTGCATCCGGCCGAAGCTACGACTGGAAGTCGTTCGGATCCACGTGTTCCAGGAACTCGCGGAACTTCTCCAGTTCTTCCTCGGGGTTGGTTTCCTCGAGATCCGTTTCCGGAACCGACGCGTCGTCCAGGACGTCCTCGGCGACGAATATCGGGGAGTGCGTGCGGACGGCTAGTGCGATGGAGTCGGAGGGACGGGCATCGATGGCGAGCGTGCGCTCCTCGGCACGAAGCACTATAGCGGCGTAGTAGGTGCCCTCTTCGACGCGCGTGATCTCGACCCGTGCGACGTGGAACTCAAGGGCGTCGAGCACGTTCTTCAGCAGGTCGTGAGTCATGGGACGCGGCGGCTCCATCCCCTGGAGTGCCAGCAGGATGGCCGTGGCCTCTGTGTGGCCGATCCAAATCGGCAGAAGGCGGCCCTCGCCGGGATCGTCGGCGATGGGGCGCAAGATGATGACCGGCTGGTTGGTAGTCGCGTCAACGCTCAGGCTTGCGATACGGACGTGCACCATGCCGACCACCTCCCTAGAGGTTCTGCGAGTACCTTGCAGCAGAGTACGTTCCACTATGATACGGGATGAGGCAACCCCGAGGAGGCGTCCGATGAAGCGCTTGCAGGTCTCGACGGCAAGGCGGGAGCAGTTCGTCGACATCACGAGTGCGGTGGCAGCAGCCGTGGCGGAAGCAGGCGCCGCCGACGGGTGGGCGCTCGCCTACTGCCCCCACACGACCGCGGGCATCACGATCAACGAGAACGCGGATCCGGATGTGGTTCGCGACTTGCTTGCGGCCCTCGAGCGCATGGTGCCGCGGGAGGCGGGCTACAGCCACCGCGAGGGCAATGCGGACGCTCACGTGAAGGCGAGTCTCATGGGGTCGAGTGCCACGGTCCCGGTCACGGGCGCAGCGCTGGCCCTTGGCAGGTGGCAGGGCATCTACCTGTGCGAATTCGACGGGCCAAGGACGCGAAATGTGTTCGTGGACGTCCGAGCCTGCTGACCTGGGCGTTGCTTGACGCACACGACGACGCTGGGCTATGGTACGAAAGCGTTTTTGCACCCTGGGCCCGTAGCTCAGTTGGTTAGAGCGCACGGCTGATAACCGTGAGGTCGTTGGTTCGAATCCAACCGGGCCCACCAAGTGACGATGACAGACGCCTCCTCGGCATGCAGATGAGGGGGCGTTTGTGTGTTTCGGACAAGACGTGTTCACCCGCCAATGATGGGAACACAGTCACAACGCCACCAAGCATGCGCTCGAAGGCTTCAGCGAGGGGATGTGGCACGAACTCAGACCCTTCGGTATCCGGGTCAAGGTCATTGAACCGGGCTTCGTGGAGACCGCGATATGGGGAAAGGTGCCGCCCGCCGCTCACCCGATTGGCTAAGACAAGTTATGCAATGCGCGTCACAATAGAGGGGGAAACCGAAAGGGGGAGCTGTGTCGCTCGTTCTTGACGTCGCGGTCGAAGTGCTCGAACCCTACGTGGGGCGAGCCCTCGCGGACACGTGCATGCGTGCGGGAGCGCTGTCAGAAGGCAGACTCCCGGATGACCTGACCCCTGACGATCTTCCGTGCATCGAGAATGCTGCGCGCAAGCTGCTCTCGGCAGTCGCTCCCCAAGACACGATAGACAGCGTGGTGGCCGACATCCGGGCAGGTGTGCGGTGATGCGGTTGAGCACCCGCTCGTATGTCGTCGCGCTCGGAGGGCTCGGGCTCGTGGCCTTCGTGAGGACGCTCATTGCCCTTGGGGTCGGGGGGCCTGATGGGGCGGTTGTCATCAGCGACATCGGCTCGTTCGCGATCGTTGCACTCTGTGCAGGTGCGGTACTGCTGTCAACGAGGCGACTGCGCCCTGGTGAACGGCTCAGGACGACGTGGACGCTCGTGGGTGCCGGCGTTCTGTCTTTCGCGCTCGGCGATTTGGCGTGGACCGTCATCGAGGTCGGTCTCGGACGCGAAGCGCCGTACCCGGGACTTCCGGATCTGTTCTACCTCGCGGAGTATTTCTTCCTCGCGTGGGCGCTCCTCCGACTGGTCTCCGGGTTCCGTGGGCTCGTCGATCTCAAGGGGCCAACGGCCATTGCGTCGGCCGCCGCCGCCGTGGGACTCGGTCTGCTCTGGTTCGGCTTGCTGCAACCCTACGTCTTCTCCGATCCTACGATCTCCGCTGCCGAAAGAGCACTCAGCGCGTTCTATCCGATCGCCGACATCGTTCTGCTGGGACTGCCGACACTGGTCGCCCTTCTCGTGGTCTTGCGCATGGGTTCGGGCAGTCTCGCGTGGCCATGGTATGCGGTTGCGGCCGGAGTGCTGCTCCTCGCCATGAGCGATGCGACGTTCTCCTGGATGTCGGCCGTCCAGGGCTACGAAGGCGGCGCCGTCGTCGACTACGGGTGGATGGCGGCGCACGTCATGATCGCCTTCGGGGCGTCGCTCTCCGTCGACGCAGCGCAACCGAAGAGACGTCCGGTGGCGCGGGTTCTCGATGAGAAGACGGCCTGAGCGGCCTGAGCTTCGCGCCTCACCCGCCGAGGAGCGCCACTTCCACATCGTGCGTCTCTCCGTCGTCGGCAAGCAGCACGCGCAGTCCCTCGACGACTTCGCCATCCAGGGCGATCCGCTCCACACCGCGGTTGACTCCGCGTGGGTTGTGGACCGAGATGCGGTACGTCGAAGTCCCATACCGGTACGACATCTCATAGCGCTCCCATGACCTGGGGATACACGGTTCCACCGCCAGGTAGCGCATACCGTCCTCGGCACAGAGGGTAAGGCCGAAGAGATTCTGCACCGCCACCCGGTAGAACCAGCTTGCGGATCCCGTGTACCAGGTCCAGCCGCCACGGCCGATGTGTGGCGGCGCAGCGTAGACGTCGGCGGCTACCACGTAGGGCTCGACCTTGTAGCGGTTGGCGTCCTCGAGGGAGCGGGCGTGGTTGATGGGGTTGATCAAGTCGAGCATGCCATGGGCCTCGTCGCCGTCGCCTTGGAGGAGATAGGCGAGAACCACCCAGATCGCGGCGTGGGTATACTGGCCGCCGTTCTCACGAACACCTGGCACGTACCCCTTGATGTAGCCCGGGTCGTGTTTCATACGGTTGAATGGCGGAGCGAGCAGCGCGATGAGTCTGTCTTCGCGACGAACGAGTTTCTCTTCGACGGCGTCGAGGGCATCGATGGCTCGCTGGGGATCACCGGCGCCGGAGATGGTGGCCCAGGCCTGGGCGATCGCATCGATCCGGCACTCCTCGGCCAGGCGCGTGCCGAGCGGCGTTCCGTCATCGAAGTAGGCCCGCCGGTACCACGATCCGTCCCATGCGTCGCGCTCCACCGCGTCGACGAGCTCTTGGGCCCACTCGCGGTAGTCGCTCGCTCGCTCGTGGTCGCCGCGCATCTCGCATACGGGCGCGAAGCGCGTGAGCACGACGTTGAGGAACCATGCGAGCCAGACGCTCTCGCCCTGCCCTTCGATGCCTACGTGGTTCATGCCGTCATTCCAGTCGCCGCCTCCGATGAGAGGCAGACCGTGCGGGCCGGTCCCGCGGCCGGACTCAAGCGCCGCCACGCAGTGCTCGTACACGGTCGCGGCTCTCTCGGAGACGGCGGGCTGCATGTAGTTGTCCTCGCGTCCGGATTCGACCTCGCCGCCCTCGATGAAGGCAACTACTTCGTCGAGCACAGAGGCGTCTCCCGTTGCGGCCAGGTACTCGGAAGTGACGAACGGGAGCCAGTGGCGGTCGTCCGTGATCCGCGTTCGCACACCTCGGCCTGAGGTCGGCTGCCACCAATGCAGAACGTCGCCCTGCTCGAACTGATGGCGCGAAGCTTCGACGATCTGGGCGCGCACGAGGTCTGGCCGCGCGTACAGCATCGCAAGTACGTCCTGAAGCTGGT includes these proteins:
- a CDS encoding secondary thiamine-phosphate synthase enzyme YjbQ, whose product is MKRLQVSTARREQFVDITSAVAAAVAEAGAADGWALAYCPHTTAGITINENADPDVVRDLLAALERMVPREAGYSHREGNADAHVKASLMGSSATVPVTGAALALGRWQGIYLCEFDGPRTRNVFVDVRAC
- a CDS encoding efflux RND transporter periplasmic adaptor subunit is translated as MSRKTKIIIAVVALLTVGGTAAVIALGAQGAVAAVETTTVVREDLVVTITAAGLVESGVRMEIYPPTAGVLEEVYVKDGETVSAGAIVARMEEGPLEATVKQASAGLAQAEAQLAGVDDRAPSSDDLAAARAGTDAAWAGYLSAQKAAGAVADAGPSAAARAAAQAAASAAWTGYSSAKPAYDLLKASVDASASPSPSALAELDQAKGARDQAYAGYLQAKAALSSLEDYDGTSAEAQADSAARQAYAAYLSARAQQSKLEGSSVTAERAAAQAAVDQARLGLVLAEDNLDRATLVAPIDGVVFFNPSGAPGPDGSVPVPAAGSPVAPQAAPFTVVDLDGLRLTADVDEVDIDRIELGMKARVMLDAFPEKSFETTVSEIKSAAKQTATGGTVFPVHLSLSSPDADVLIGMKGDANVEVNIVAGATTIPVEALFDEGGTTFVYIVEDNLLVRTKVEVGTLTETTAQVLSGVDVGDEVALSGATELVDGMRIRIAN
- a CDS encoding ABC transporter permease, producing the protein MNLVESFRIALRALNANKVRSALTMLGVIIGVAAVILLVAIGTGVQKEVTGTIEGLGSNLVFAFPGNYEQGGQGSGGPGGSVTKQFNLGDADLIQRRLGPQEIVVPVVQGPGTLKVGNRELRTTIAAGNEHGGEVFTSDYVSGRDYRRSEVLAASRVAVIGETVRKELFPNKDPIGQAMDVNGQRFTVIGLLAEQGGTITGDQDNQIYMPVTTAQRLLGTRDITMIIIKAADAEEIDIIQARIKRVLRPKFGEEFSVFTQEQTLGILSSLLGTLTVMLAGIAGISLLVGGIGIMNIMLVSVSERTREIGIRKAVGAKTYDIMSQFVIEAVMLSIVGGGIGILLGAGGAAGLKQFVPTEVTPWAVMLAFSFSAAVGIFFGVYPAYRASRLDPIEALRYE
- a CDS encoding bifunctional nuclease family protein, which encodes MVHVRIASLSVDATTNQPVIILRPIADDPGEGRLLPIWIGHTEATAILLALQGMEPPRPMTHDLLKNVLDALEFHVARVEITRVEEGTYYAAIVLRAEERTLAIDARPSDSIALAVRTHSPIFVAEDVLDDASVPETDLEETNPEEELEKFREFLEHVDPNDFQS
- a CDS encoding ABC transporter ATP-binding protein, with product MDASGTNNKTPTPDCPESRAVLEARDVTKCYVLDEIEVHALGGVDLSVCEGEMLSIMGPSGSGKSTLMHIVGLLDRPTTGTVSVEGEEVSRMAPNDLAAVRNKRIGFVFQAFNLLPRTSAQANVELPLIYAGISGARRSAMAREALERVGLGDRLGHFSSQLSGGQQQRAAIARALVTQPSIVLADEPTGNLDSRSGVEVMGILQDLNDQGITVVIVTHDRNIARHGKRIVHMMDGVIVKTETVSNRVLASDEARRMAEDGDSG